The nucleotide window GGCTCAAGGATGCGGCCGAAAAACTGTTGCCCGAACTGCCGCGCCAGAAAAAGGAGCGCTTCCTGCAGGCGTACCAGCTTACGGAATACCAGGCGGAAGTGCTGGCGGCGGACAAATCCCTCAGCGACTACTTTGAACAGGCCGTCGGAATCAGCAAACATGGTCCGGCCATCGCCAATTATCTGATCAACGATTTTCTAGCGACGGAGCCCGATACAACCCAAATCGTCATCCCCGCCGGACATTTTTCCGAGTTGGCCGAGTTACTGGCCACCGGGAAGATCAACAGCAAGCAGGCCAAGGAAGTCCTGGCCGACATGCTGGGCAGCCATGAGGCCCCGGCAAAGATCGTCGAACGCAAGGGCCTGGCCCAGGTGACGAACCTCGGCGAGCTGGAAGCGTTTTGCGACGAAGCCATCCAAGCCAATGAAAAAAGCGTTGCGGATTACAAAGCCGGGAAGAAAGGCGCCATCAACGCCCTCAAGGGATATGTGATGAAAAAGTCAAAGGGACAGGCCAATCCGGCGCTCGTGGATGAAATTTTACAGAAAAAACTGTAATTCTAACCTTGCAGCTTAAGAGTGGGAGCTTAGCTTTTTTAAAGCCATGTCGGTCAACGACAATTACATCCTGCAATTACTTCTCAGCGCCGGGCTCATCTCACAGGAAGACCTTGCCGGCGCACGGGTTAAGGCTGCAGAGAGGAATAGTAGCGTCAGCGACGCACTTGTTCACTTGGGCATAGTCAGCGAAACCGACATCCTTCAAGAAATGGCCAACGAGGCGGGGACCGAATTCGTCCCCACGATCGAGCACGTCGAAGAAAACGCGATTGTATTGCTTCAAAAAGCCCAGGCCAAACGTTACAGGGTAGTACCGCTGTCACGTGTCGGCCAATCACTCCGGATCGCCATTTCTGACCCTCTGGATTTTGAAACGCTGGACGCCTTGCGCCACATCGTCAAACTGGACATCGAGCCCATCGTTGTGCCGCCCGCTGAAATTGACAAAGCCATCGCCCGCTATTACGGGGCGACAGACGAATCCGTGGAATCGCTCATCAACAGCTACGGCGACCTGGAGTTGGATGTCAAAACAGACACCAGCGCAACAGCCGCGGAAACCGAATCAGCGGAAGGCGATGCTCCGATCATCAAAATGGTTTATGGAGTGATCCTGGACGCCTACCGCCTCAAGGCGAGCGACATTCACCTCGAGCCCTTGGAAAAGCGTTTCCGCTTGCGCTATCGCATGGATGGCGTGCTGCAGGAAATGCGCGATCCTCCAAAACGGCTGCAGTCCACCATCGTCAGCCGCGTGAAAATCATGTCGAACATGAGCATTGCGGAAAAGCGCCTCCCGCAGGACGGACGTATCGCACTTGCCATGCAGGACGGCAGCAGTGTGGACCTTCGTGTTTCGAGCATCCCCACGGTTCACGGCGAGTCCATCGTCATGCGTATTTTGGACAAAACCGGACTGACTCTTGGCCTGCCGCAGTTGGGATTTTTTGCCGATGACCAGGCCACGATGGAAAAAATCCTCGGATTTGCGGACGGGATATTCCTGGTGACCGGGCCCACCGGCTCGGGCAAATCAACCACCTTGTACGCCTGCCTCAACACCCTGAACAAACCGGACCGAAAAATCATCACGGTGGAAGACCCGGTGGAATACGAGCTGCCCGGCATCAACCAGGTGCAGGTTCATGAGGACACGGGCATGACTTTCGCGGCTGCGCTGCGGGCCATGCTGCGTCAGGCCCCCAACATCATCATGGTCGGGGAAATTCGAGACGCGGAAACAGCCACCATCGCCATTAATGCCTCCCTCACCGGGCACCTCGTCTTCAGCACCCTGCACACCAATGACGCGCCAAGCGCGGTCACCCGGCTGATTGACATCGGCGTCAAGCCCTTCCTGGTTTCCTCATCCGTACGGGCGGTCATGGCCCAGCGCCTGGTGCGGAAGCTGTGCAAAAACTGCTCGCAGCCCAGCATGCCGACCGACGAGGAGTTGCGCGCGCTGAATTTGAATGTTTCACAAATTGCAGAAGCTAATTTCAGGCATGGCCACGGTTGCGACACTTGCCGCGGCACCGGCTACAAGGGCCGTGGAGGCATCTTTGAAATCTTCATCGTGGATGACGAAATCCGCACCTTGATCAACGAACAGGCTGGAGTCTCCCAGGTTCGCCAGCGCGCGCGCGACCTGGGCATGAGAACCCTGCGCGAAGACGGGGTCCGCAAAGTCGTGGCCGGCGCCACCACAGCGGAGGAAATCATCGCCGCCACCATGGGAGACAAAGACTGACATGGATACCCGGCTGCTGCTTTCATTCCTGCGCGAGCAGGGAATCATCCGCGACGAACAGGCCACCGACCTGCTCGAAGAGGCGGAACGTAC belongs to Candidatus Methylacidiphilales bacterium and includes:
- a CDS encoding ATPase, T2SS/T4P/T4SS family, which gives rise to MSVNDNYILQLLLSAGLISQEDLAGARVKAAERNSSVSDALVHLGIVSETDILQEMANEAGTEFVPTIEHVEENAIVLLQKAQAKRYRVVPLSRVGQSLRIAISDPLDFETLDALRHIVKLDIEPIVVPPAEIDKAIARYYGATDESVESLINSYGDLELDVKTDTSATAAETESAEGDAPIIKMVYGVILDAYRLKASDIHLEPLEKRFRLRYRMDGVLQEMRDPPKRLQSTIVSRVKIMSNMSIAEKRLPQDGRIALAMQDGSSVDLRVSSIPTVHGESIVMRILDKTGLTLGLPQLGFFADDQATMEKILGFADGIFLVTGPTGSGKSTTLYACLNTLNKPDRKIITVEDPVEYELPGINQVQVHEDTGMTFAAALRAMLRQAPNIIMVGEIRDAETATIAINASLTGHLVFSTLHTNDAPSAVTRLIDIGVKPFLVSSSVRAVMAQRLVRKLCKNCSQPSMPTDEELRALNLNVSQIAEANFRHGHGCDTCRGTGYKGRGGIFEIFIVDDEIRTLINEQAGVSQVRQRARDLGMRTLREDGVRKVVAGATTAEEIIAATMGDKD